AGGCCGCGCTGGTGCTCTACGGGGTGCTGCCGCCGGACGACGACAGCGCCGATCTCGTGCAGCTCGGACCCCACAGCACCGGCAAGAGCTGTCTCTACGTCAAGCGGCTGGCCGACGTCGACGAGCCGACGCTGGCCCGGCTCGTCCGGCGGGCGTGGGAGGACGAGGGCTGAGTCGCTGCGCCGCCCCGGTGGCCCCCAGCCCCTCAGGTCGCGATGTGCACGATCGCGTCCCCCGAGTTCACCAGGGGCGCCTCGGTACGGCCGATGACGATGCCGTCCCGGTTGGCGTGGACCAGCCGCAGCGTCCGGCCGAACGAGTCGACGAGCGCGCCGAGCCGTTCCCCGTCGGTCACCCGCTGGCCGAGCCGGGCGTCGAGGTCGAGGATGCCCGTACGCCGGGCGCGGACCCAGCCGCTGGAGCGGCACTCCACGCTCGGCTCGTGGTCGGGCTCGGCGGGGCCGTCCACCATCCCGAGCGAGGCGAGGACCCGGCGTACGCCGGCGACGCCCGCGTCGATCGCATAGCCGTCGAAGCGGAGGTTCTCGCCCGCCTCGTAGAGCAGCACGGTGGCGCCGCGCTCGCGGGCGGCGTGGCGCAGCGAGCCGTCGCGGATCCTCGCGTGCAGCATGACCGGCGCCGCGAACGCCTCGGCCAGCGATCGGGTGCGCGGGTCGTCGAGGTCGGCCCGGATCTGCGGCAGGTTGGAGCGGCGGTCCGAGCCGGTGTGGAGGTCGATCCCGACCTCGCACTTGGCGACCACTTCCTGCATGAACAGGTGCGCGATCCGGCTCGCCAGCGACCCACGCGCCGAGCCGGGGAACGAGCGGTTGAGGTCGCGCCGGTCGGGGAGGTAGCGGTCGCCGGTCATGAAGCCGAGCACGTTGACGATCGGGACCGCGATCAGCGTGCCGCGGAGCTCCTTGGGGTCGAGCCCGGCCAGCACCTGGCGGATCACCTCGACGCCGACCACCTCGTCGCCGTGGATCGCGGCGTCCAGCCAGACGGTGGGCCCGTCCTCACGTCCGTGGAAGACCCGGACCGGCAGGCTCACGTCGGCGCCGGTGACCAGCCGGGTGATCGGCAGCTCGAGCGAACGTGAGGTCCCCACCCGGATCCGGACGTTGCCGATCCCGAAGGACTCCCGCGGCATCAACGGCCCCGGTTCCGGCGGCGCACGGACACCTTCGGACGGCCGCCGAGGTAGGAGCGGCTGGGGTCGACGAGGAAGCCCTGGCACAGCGCCTCACGGCCCACCAGCATCCGGAAGCCCATCTCGTCACGCTTGCTCAGCGTGACCTCGGCGTCGACCACGTGCTTGCACAGGCTGACGTCGAGCTGCACGACGTACCGCTCCTCGGCGTGGCCGCTCGAGCTCCGCACCTCCCGTCGGTCGAGGACCCGCGACTCGCAGTCGACGGCGTCCTCGTCGGAGTCCTGCCACGGGTGGACCGAGTAGCGCACCCACACCTCGCCGTCGCGCTCGAACTCCTCGAGGTCGAAGGCGTGGAGGGCGGAGGTACGCGCGCCGGTGTCGACCTTCGCCTTGATCCACGAGACGCCGAGGCCCGGGAGGCTCACCCATTCCCGCCACCCGACGATGGTGTTGGATGGAGCGGATGCGTCCGTTGCAGTCACCCCTCGATCCTCTCAGGTTGCTGACATGAAGCTCGCCATCCTCTCGGTCTCCCCCCGTGCCTACAGCACGCAGCGGTTGCGGACCGCCGCACTCGACCGCGGGCACACCGTGAAGGTGCTCAACACCCTCCGGTTCGGCATCGACCTGAGCCACGACGAGCCGGACCTGCAGTTCCGCGGGAAGCAGCTCTCGGACTACGACGCGATCCTGCCGAGGATCGGCAACTCCATCACCTACTTCGGCACCGCGGTGGTGCGGCAGTTCGAGCAGATGGACGTCTACACGCCCAACACCGCCGCCGGCATCACGAACTCGCGGGACAAGCTGCGGGCGTCGCAGATCCTGTCCCGCCACAACGTGCTGATGCCGGCCACCACCTTCGTGCGCGACCGCGCCGACGTGATCCCGGCGATCGAGCGGGTCGGCGGTGCGCCGGTCGTGATCAAGCTGCTCGAGGGCACCCAGGGCATCGGCGTGATCCTCGCCCCGGACCGCAAGGTCGCCGAGGCCATCATCGAGACCCTGCACAGCACCCGGCAGAACGTGCTGATCCAGCGCTTCGTCAAGGAGAGCAAGGGCCGCGACATCCGGGCGCTCGTCGTCGGTGACCGGGTGGTCGCGGCCATGCGCCGCGTCGCGCAGGGCGACGAGTTCCGCTCCAACGTGCACCGCGGCGGCTCGGTCGAGGCGGTCGAGCTCGACCCGGTCTTCGAGGAGGCGGCCGTGCGCTCGGCCCAGATCATGGGCCTCAAGGTCGCGGGGGTCGACATGCTCGAGGGCAACGACGGCCCGCTGGTGATGGAGGTCAACTCCTCGCCCGGCCTCGAGGGCATCGAGAACGCCACCAAGCTCGACATCGCCGGCGCGATCATCGACCACATCGACAACCAGGTCGCGTTCCCGCAGATCGACGTGCGGCAGCGGCTGAGCGTCTCCACCGGGTACGGCGTGGCCGAGCTCGCCGTCCACGGCGAGGCCGACATCGTCGGCAAGTCCATCACCGACTCCGGCCTGCGCGAGAAGGACATCACCGTCCTCACGCTCCACCGCGGCGCCCAGGTCCTGCCCAACCCGCGTGCCTCCACCGTGCTGGAGGCCGAGGACCGGCTGCTGTGCTTCGGCAAGCTCGAGGAGATGCGCTCGATGATCCCCGAGCGCCGCAAGCGTCGGCAACGGGTCAAGAAGCTGCCGAAGCAGCCGATCCACGACGCCTGAGTCACCGCACGTCGAGCACGCGGGCCACCGCCTCGGCCGCGTCGGCGACCACGACCGGACCGCCCTCGGCGGGCAGCTCCCAGCCGAGCAGCGCGTACGCCGGCACGCCGGTGCGGCAGGCGAGCGCGACCTCGCTCAGGGTGCCCCAGCTGCCGCCCACCGAGATGAC
This genomic interval from Nocardioides euryhalodurans contains the following:
- a CDS encoding succinylglutamate desuccinylase/aspartoacylase family protein, encoding MPRESFGIGNVRIRVGTSRSLELPITRLVTGADVSLPVRVFHGREDGPTVWLDAAIHGDEVVGVEVIRQVLAGLDPKELRGTLIAVPIVNVLGFMTGDRYLPDRRDLNRSFPGSARGSLASRIAHLFMQEVVAKCEVGIDLHTGSDRRSNLPQIRADLDDPRTRSLAEAFAAPVMLHARIRDGSLRHAARERGATVLLYEAGENLRFDGYAIDAGVAGVRRVLASLGMVDGPAEPDHEPSVECRSSGWVRARRTGILDLDARLGQRVTDGERLGALVDSFGRTLRLVHANRDGIVIGRTEAPLVNSGDAIVHIAT
- a CDS encoding RimK family alpha-L-glutamate ligase — protein: MKLAILSVSPRAYSTQRLRTAALDRGHTVKVLNTLRFGIDLSHDEPDLQFRGKQLSDYDAILPRIGNSITYFGTAVVRQFEQMDVYTPNTAAGITNSRDKLRASQILSRHNVLMPATTFVRDRADVIPAIERVGGAPVVIKLLEGTQGIGVILAPDRKVAEAIIETLHSTRQNVLIQRFVKESKGRDIRALVVGDRVVAAMRRVAQGDEFRSNVHRGGSVEAVELDPVFEEAAVRSAQIMGLKVAGVDMLEGNDGPLVMEVNSSPGLEGIENATKLDIAGAIIDHIDNQVAFPQIDVRQRLSVSTGYGVAELAVHGEADIVGKSITDSGLREKDITVLTLHRGAQVLPNPRASTVLEAEDRLLCFGKLEEMRSMIPERRKRRQRVKKLPKQPIHDA
- a CDS encoding ATP-dependent zinc protease, whose amino-acid sequence is MSLPGLGVSWIKAKVDTGARTSALHAFDLEEFERDGEVWVRYSVHPWQDSDEDAVDCESRVLDRREVRSSSGHAEERYVVQLDVSLCKHVVDAEVTLSKRDEMGFRMLVGREALCQGFLVDPSRSYLGGRPKVSVRRRNRGR